From Carassius auratus strain Wakin chromosome 10, ASM336829v1, whole genome shotgun sequence, a single genomic window includes:
- the rilpl1 gene encoding RILP-like protein 1 isoform X2, with product MEDFGSALEKNVADLNVMDVYDIAAVVGQEFERIIDQYGCEALSLLMPKVVRVLEILEVLVSRNSISPETEELRLELDRLRLERMERLEKDRKHKKELELVEDVWRGEAQDLLSQIAQLQEENKTLLNNLSVKECPMTEEDIQKQEGMTERERQVMKKLKEVVDKQRDEIRAKDRELTLKNEDIEALQQQLNRLMKINHDLRHKITVVEAQGKALIEQKVELEASGQARQQEMGNLRQEVARLKERLKEQGKTSTETEEPVGPPSPAQSSKAAPTWGQDLASELLAGGLETEEVPLHFIPHTGPPGALTDDDEEEKDDEEAAFLLEAMCDDDMSSLDPNDPNRPRFTLQELRDVLHERNELKAKVFMLQEEIAYYKSDEQEEESGPPLPDPSPTLRPSSRSNFQPESGIKRLIFTAIMPMVAAGLISDDPTLQPIRRLISLV from the exons ATGGAGGATTTCGGTTCGGCGCTGGAGAAGAACGTGGCGGATCTGAACGTGATGGACGTGTACGACATCGCCGCGGTCGTGGGCCAGGAGTTCGAGCGCATTATCGATCAGTACGGATGCGAGGCTCTGTCCCTACTCATGCCCAAAGTGGTCCGTGTGCTGGAGATCCTGGAGGTCCTGGTGAGCCGCAACAGCATCAGTCCAGAGACCGAGGAGCTGCGTCTGGAGCTGGACCGACTGCGGCTGGAGCGGATGGAGCGGCTGGAGAAGGACAGGAAACATAAGAAG gagCTGGAGCTTGTGGAGGATGTGTGGAGAGGAGAAGCCCAGGATCTTCTGTCCCAGATCGCACAGCTGCAGGAGGAAAACAAAACGCTGCTCAACAACCTGTCCGTCAAAGAGTGTCCAATGACGGAAGAGGATATACAGAAACAGGAAG GCATGACCGAGAGGGAACGGCAGGTGATGAAGAAGCTGAAGGAAGTTGTAGATAAACAGCGAGACGAGATCCGTGCCAAAGACCGCGAGCTGACGCTCAAAAACGAGGACATTGAAGCG CTCCAGCAGCAGTTGAACCGGCTGATGAAGATCAACCATGACCTGAGGCATAAGATCACGGTGGTGGAGGCCCAGGGTAAAGCGCTGATCGAGCAGAAGGTGGAGCTGGAGGCGTCTGGGCAGGCGCGGCAGCAGGAGATGGGCAACCTGCGACAGGAAGTGGCCCGTCTGAAGGAGCGCCTTAAAGAGCAGGGCAAGACCAGCACTGAGACGGAGGAGCCTGTaggaccaccttcacctgcacag TCGTCTAAAGCAGCCCCGACCTGGGGTCAGGATTTAGCTTCTGAGCTCCTCGCTGGGGGCCTGGAGACAGAGGAAGTTCCACTCCATTTCATCCCCCACACCGGGCCCCCAGGAGCCCTGacagatgatgatgaggaggagaagGATGATGAGGAGGCTGCGTTTTTATTG GAGGCGATGTGTGATGACGACATGTCCTCTCTAGATCCAAATGACCCGAACCGCCCGCGGTTTACCCTGCAAGAGCTGCGAGACGTCCTGCATGAGCGCAATGAGCTGAAAGCTAAAGTCTTCATGCTGCAAGAGGAAATCGCATATTACAAAAG TGATGAACAGGAAGAGGAATCAGGCCCGCCGCTCCCAGACCCGTCTCCTACCCTCCGGCCAAGCTCACGCTCCAACTTTCAGCCCGAGTCGGGGATAAAACGACT
- the hip1r gene encoding huntingtin-interacting protein 1-related protein, giving the protein MASKKTESKKNEKTDKSEKALAAEKEQFVKLQLQSITKSITNVEAPIKEKYGRNIILGTHKEGGAVTFWSHAMSLPLSSNAILSWKFCHVVHKLLRDGHPNTLRDSRGHTASIRQMGTLWGNLHDRYGHIVALYAKLLCIKIDFHLKHLEIPPNLDAPEQVLDKAIAIDINKVFDMTGEVLEYMEAALKLQETVFRQMESSSTSSTTPVGQCRLAPLVLVIQDCGPLYHFLVKLLFKLHSRIPVDALLGHRERFREQFNSLTQFFERARGMEFFKSIIQIPDLPDEPPNFLRAASLADHVKPVVVQNETFPDFDDTDTQLDFGEGNYQMYYGYNQFDPPIDIQEQRETEADTLRKELEVVKPELELIKVEAQRAVVQLKSQVNKLESELEDQRTHKQMALVENERLRMEVENLRTQTAVAASIQATVEDAGSRAQTAQVHFSRLKEKHAELVSRHADLMRKNAEMVKQLSSTQQAQEELLTYKQQTAVELEHLRQDNSSKLEAQRAEIERLKQELANERAEMFRVHNSLQSKEKAGDELSSVLVGLQAEKETLLRTVRDQEAEIASLRQAAQLHQTMLQQERDRHQREMTALQNQLQEKLCREQELQLEMEKMRREMEEKRVELLRAQSALNSKESTGDQLSSVLVGLQAQKEVLLRSVKEQEAEITNLRQAAQLHQATLLQERDRSQREMTALQSQMQAKFSLDSGLFQQKLQDEQFSLLQCAVVEAEGIVLDAVAKVDDPLHVRCISTPEYLINRAELTLASLDKMQQSHAVYLRNMDDASGLLRSVTQFSHLIADTIVNGAGNAHSAPTDQADRLTDNCRDCATHCLQYLKELKLKATLPGADPTAVRYVVQRILNQGQELRPRGADVRKEELAEMVDKEMAATSTAIEDAVLRMDEILSQARRESSGVKLEVNQNIIGSCSDLMKAIHMLVTAATDLQRDIVDSGRGAGSVKDFYAKNSRWTEGLISASKAVGWGATQMLESADKVVTDKGKYEELIVCSHEIAASTAQLVAASKVKADRGNKRLQTLQQASRHVNDMAAVVVSSTKSGQMQIENKDSMDFSGLSLIKLKTEEMDSQVKVLELEKQLVNERIRLGELRKKHYEMGGIPMDSPPGNTVNSFDSSLPTVFPDPPNLDLPNLDTFTLDPPRFEPLRLEPPRPEPPALEPAKTSSKRSSIFQKSGSRLKNPFR; this is encoded by the exons AGACAGCAGAGGTCACACCGCAAGCATTAGACAGATGGGAACATTATGG GGGAATCTACATGATAGATATGGACATATTGTTGCTCTGTATGCCAAGCTGCTGTGTATTAAAATCGATTTCCATTTAAAG CATCTGGAGATCCCACCAAACCTTGACGCTCCTGAGCAGGTTCTTGATAAAGCCATCGCCATTGATATCAACAAAGT GTTTGACATGACAGGCGAGGTTCTAGAGTACATGGAAGCAGCTCTAAAGCTGCAAGAAACAG ttttccgGCAGATGGAGTCGAGCTCCACCAGCTCTACCACTCCTGTGGGTCAGTGCCGTCTGGCACCGCTGGTTCTCGTCATCCAGGACTGCGGTCCGCTCTACCATTTCCTGGTCAAGCTCTTGTTCAAGCTACACAGCA GAATACCGGTGGACGCTCTGTTAGGACACAGGGAACGTTTCCGCGAGCAGTTCAACAG TTTGACGCAATTTTTCGAGAGAGCAAGAGGGATGGAGTTTTTCAAATCTATCATTCAGATTCCTGATCTTCCCGAT GAGCCTCCAAATTTCCTGCGTGCGGCTTCACTCGCTGATCACGTGAAGCCTGTGGTCGTTCAGAATGAGACATTCCCTGACTTCGATGATACGGACACGCAGCTGGATTTCGGTGAAGGAAACTATCAGATG TATTATGGATACAACCAGTTTGACCCTCCAATTGACATACAAGAGCAAAG AGAGACCGAGGCTGATACTCTGAGGAAAGAACTAGAGGTGGTGAAACCAGAGCTGGAGCTCATAAAAGTGGAG GCCCAGCGCGCTGTGGTCCAGCTCAAATCTCAGGTCAATAAACTGGAATCCGAGCTTGAGGACCAGCGGACGCACAAGCAGATGGCGCTGGTGGAGAACGAGCGTCTGCGTATGGAGGTGGAGAACCTCAGAACCCAGACCGCAGTCGCTGCCAGCATACAGGCCACGGTGGAGGACGCGGGCA GCAGAGCTCAGACTGCTCAGGTACATTTCAGTCGACTCAAAGAGAAACACGCCGAGCTGGTCAGCAGACATGCTGATCTCATGCGGAAG AATGCAGAGATGGTGAAGCAGCTCAGCAGCACTCAGCAGGCGCAGGAGGAGCTGCTCACATACAAACAGCAGACGGCCGTAGAGCTGGAGCATCTGAGACAGGACAACAGCTCAAAG CTGGAGGCACAGAGAGCAGAAATTGAACGTTTGAAGCAAGAGCTAGCAAACGAGAGGGCTGAAATGTTCCGAGTCCATAATAGTTTGCAGAGCAAGGAGAAG gccgGAGACGAGTTGAGCAGTGTGTTGGTGGGTCTTCAGGCAGAAAAAGAAACACTACTTCGTACAGTGAGAGATCAGGAAGCTGAGATTGCTAGTCTGCGTCAGGCCGCCCAACTCCACCAGACCATGCTACAGCAGGAGAGAGACCGACATCAGAGAGAGATGACAGCGCTGCAGAACCAGCTGCAGGAAAAA TTGTGTCGGGAGCAGGAGCTGCAGCTGGAGATGGAGAAGATGAGACGTGAGATGGAGGAGAAGCGAGTGGAGCTGCTGCGTGCTCAAAGTGCTCTGAACAGTAAAGAATCT ACAGGAGACCAGCTGAGCAGTGTGTTAGTGGGTCTGCAGGCGCAGAAGGAGGTTCTTCTACGTTCAGTGAAAGAACAGGAGGCTGAGATCACTAACCTGCGTCAGGCCGCCCAGCTCCACCAGGCCACGCTGCTGCAGGAGAGAGACAGGAGTCAGAGAGAGATGACAGCGCTGCAGAGCCAAATGCAGGCCAAG tttAGTCTGGATTCAGGACTGTTCCAGCAGAAGCTGCAGGATGAGCAGTTCAGTCTGTTGCAGTGCGCTGTGGTGGAGGCCGAGGGCATCGTGCTGGACGCTGTGGCCAAAGTGGACGACCCACTACACGTGCGCTGCATCAGCACCCCAG AGTATTTGATCAATCGTGCTGAGTTGACGCTGGCGTCCCTTGATAAGATGCAGCAGAGTCATGCAGTCTATTTGAGGAACATGGATG ACGCCAGTGGTTTGTTGAGGTCGGTGACCCAGTTCTCTCATCTCATTGCTGACACTATTGTGAATGGAGCAGGAAATGCACACTCAGCGCCTACGGACCAAGCAGACC GTTTGACTGATAACTGCCGGGATTGTGCCACTCACTGCCTCCAGTATCTGAAAGAGCTGAAGCTGAAGGCCACGCTCCCGGGAGCTGACCCTACTGCTGTCCGCTATGTGGTTCAGCGTATCCTCAACCAAGGACAG GAACTGCGGCCCAGGGGAGCAGATGTGCGGAAGGAAGAGCTGGCAGAGATGGTGGATAAGGAAATGGCTGCGACTTCCACTGCCATTGAAGATGCTGTGCTGAGAATGGAT GAAATATTGAGCCAGGCAAGAAGAGAGTCATCTGGAGTGAAGCTGGAAGTTAACCAAAA CATCATTGGCTCGTGTTCAGATCTAATGAAG GCTATACACATGCTGGTGACGGCTGCTACTGACCTGCAGAGAGACATTGTGGACAGTGGCCGG GGTGCTGGTTCTGTCAAAGACTTCTATGCTAAAAATTCACGTTGGACGGAGGGACTCATTTCAGCGTCAAAGGCTGTAGGATGGGGAGCAACGCAGATGCT TGAATCAGCTGATAAAGTCGTGACTGACAAAGGCAAATATGAAGAGCTGATTGTCTGCTCTCATGAGATCGCCGCCAGTACGGCACAACTTGTCGCTGCTTCAAAG GTAAAGGCAGATCGCGGCAACAAGAGGCTCCAAACATTACAGCAAGCATCCCGTCACGTGAATGACATGGCCGCTGTCGTGGTGTCGTCTACTAAATCAGGACAAATGCAGATTGAGAACAAGG acTCCATGGATTTTTCCGGCTTGTCTCTTATAAAACTCAAAACAGAGGAAATGGATTCTCAG GTGAAAGTATTAGAGTTGGAGAAGCAGTTGGTGAACGAGCGTATACGATTGGGAGAACTCAGGAAAAAGCACTATGAGATGGGAGGGATCCCGATGGACTCGCCTCCAGGGAATACAGTCAATAGTTTTGACAGTTCACTTCCTACTGTTTTTCCTGACCCGCCCAATTTGGATCTGCCCAATCTGGACACGTTCACACTGGACCCACCCAGATTTGAACCACTTCGACTGGAACCGCCCAGACCGGAGCCCCCCGCGCTCGAACCTGCCAAAACCAGCTCTAAACGATCCTCAATCTTCCAGAAATCAGGCAGTCGCCTCAAGAATCCA TTTAGGTGA
- the rilpl1 gene encoding RILP-like protein 1 isoform X1: MEDFGSALEKNVADLNVMDVYDIAAVVGQEFERIIDQYGCEALSLLMPKVVRVLEILEVLVSRNSISPETEELRLELDRLRLERMERLEKDRKHKKELELVEDVWRGEAQDLLSQIAQLQEENKTLLNNLSVKECPMTEEDIQKQEGMTERERQVMKKLKEVVDKQRDEIRAKDRELTLKNEDIEALQQQLNRLMKINHDLRHKITVVEAQGKALIEQKVELEASGQARQQEMGNLRQEVARLKERLKEQGKTSTETEEPVGPPSPAQSSKAAPTWGQDLASELLAGGLETEEVPLHFIPHTGPPGALTDDDEEEKDDEEAAFLLEAMCDDDMSSLDPNDPNRPRFTLQELRDVLHERNELKAKVFMLQEEIAYYKSDEQEEESGPPLPDPSPTLRPSSRSNFQPESGIKRLFSFFSRDKTRGSQRRMPQLGDGFGSWAGKDDVDTEQAQEALQHM, encoded by the exons ATGGAGGATTTCGGTTCGGCGCTGGAGAAGAACGTGGCGGATCTGAACGTGATGGACGTGTACGACATCGCCGCGGTCGTGGGCCAGGAGTTCGAGCGCATTATCGATCAGTACGGATGCGAGGCTCTGTCCCTACTCATGCCCAAAGTGGTCCGTGTGCTGGAGATCCTGGAGGTCCTGGTGAGCCGCAACAGCATCAGTCCAGAGACCGAGGAGCTGCGTCTGGAGCTGGACCGACTGCGGCTGGAGCGGATGGAGCGGCTGGAGAAGGACAGGAAACATAAGAAG gagCTGGAGCTTGTGGAGGATGTGTGGAGAGGAGAAGCCCAGGATCTTCTGTCCCAGATCGCACAGCTGCAGGAGGAAAACAAAACGCTGCTCAACAACCTGTCCGTCAAAGAGTGTCCAATGACGGAAGAGGATATACAGAAACAGGAAG GCATGACCGAGAGGGAACGGCAGGTGATGAAGAAGCTGAAGGAAGTTGTAGATAAACAGCGAGACGAGATCCGTGCCAAAGACCGCGAGCTGACGCTCAAAAACGAGGACATTGAAGCG CTCCAGCAGCAGTTGAACCGGCTGATGAAGATCAACCATGACCTGAGGCATAAGATCACGGTGGTGGAGGCCCAGGGTAAAGCGCTGATCGAGCAGAAGGTGGAGCTGGAGGCGTCTGGGCAGGCGCGGCAGCAGGAGATGGGCAACCTGCGACAGGAAGTGGCCCGTCTGAAGGAGCGCCTTAAAGAGCAGGGCAAGACCAGCACTGAGACGGAGGAGCCTGTaggaccaccttcacctgcacag TCGTCTAAAGCAGCCCCGACCTGGGGTCAGGATTTAGCTTCTGAGCTCCTCGCTGGGGGCCTGGAGACAGAGGAAGTTCCACTCCATTTCATCCCCCACACCGGGCCCCCAGGAGCCCTGacagatgatgatgaggaggagaagGATGATGAGGAGGCTGCGTTTTTATTG GAGGCGATGTGTGATGACGACATGTCCTCTCTAGATCCAAATGACCCGAACCGCCCGCGGTTTACCCTGCAAGAGCTGCGAGACGTCCTGCATGAGCGCAATGAGCTGAAAGCTAAAGTCTTCATGCTGCAAGAGGAAATCGCATATTACAAAAG TGATGAACAGGAAGAGGAATCAGGCCCGCCGCTCCCAGACCCGTCTCCTACCCTCCGGCCAAGCTCACGCTCCAACTTTCAGCCCGAGTCGGGGATAAAACGACT
- the rilpl1 gene encoding RILP-like protein 1 isoform X4 produces the protein MEDFGSALEKNVADLNVMDVYDIAAVVGQEFERIIDQYGCEALSLLMPKVVRVLEILEVLVSRNSISPETEELRLELDRLRLERMERLEKDRKHKKELELVEDVWRGEAQDLLSQIAQLQEENKTLLNNLSVKECPMTEEDIQKQEGMTERERQVMKKLKEVVDKQRDEIRAKDRELTLKNEDIEALQQQLNRLMKINHDLRHKITVVEAQGKALIEQKVELEASGQARQQEMGNLRQEVARLKERLKEQGKTSTETEEPVGPPSPAQEAMCDDDMSSLDPNDPNRPRFTLQELRDVLHERNELKAKVFMLQEEIAYYKSDEQEEESGPPLPDPSPTLRPSSRSNFQPESGIKRLIFTAIMPMVAAGLISDDPTLQPIRRLISLV, from the exons ATGGAGGATTTCGGTTCGGCGCTGGAGAAGAACGTGGCGGATCTGAACGTGATGGACGTGTACGACATCGCCGCGGTCGTGGGCCAGGAGTTCGAGCGCATTATCGATCAGTACGGATGCGAGGCTCTGTCCCTACTCATGCCCAAAGTGGTCCGTGTGCTGGAGATCCTGGAGGTCCTGGTGAGCCGCAACAGCATCAGTCCAGAGACCGAGGAGCTGCGTCTGGAGCTGGACCGACTGCGGCTGGAGCGGATGGAGCGGCTGGAGAAGGACAGGAAACATAAGAAG gagCTGGAGCTTGTGGAGGATGTGTGGAGAGGAGAAGCCCAGGATCTTCTGTCCCAGATCGCACAGCTGCAGGAGGAAAACAAAACGCTGCTCAACAACCTGTCCGTCAAAGAGTGTCCAATGACGGAAGAGGATATACAGAAACAGGAAG GCATGACCGAGAGGGAACGGCAGGTGATGAAGAAGCTGAAGGAAGTTGTAGATAAACAGCGAGACGAGATCCGTGCCAAAGACCGCGAGCTGACGCTCAAAAACGAGGACATTGAAGCG CTCCAGCAGCAGTTGAACCGGCTGATGAAGATCAACCATGACCTGAGGCATAAGATCACGGTGGTGGAGGCCCAGGGTAAAGCGCTGATCGAGCAGAAGGTGGAGCTGGAGGCGTCTGGGCAGGCGCGGCAGCAGGAGATGGGCAACCTGCGACAGGAAGTGGCCCGTCTGAAGGAGCGCCTTAAAGAGCAGGGCAAGACCAGCACTGAGACGGAGGAGCCTGTaggaccaccttcacctgcacag GAGGCGATGTGTGATGACGACATGTCCTCTCTAGATCCAAATGACCCGAACCGCCCGCGGTTTACCCTGCAAGAGCTGCGAGACGTCCTGCATGAGCGCAATGAGCTGAAAGCTAAAGTCTTCATGCTGCAAGAGGAAATCGCATATTACAAAAG TGATGAACAGGAAGAGGAATCAGGCCCGCCGCTCCCAGACCCGTCTCCTACCCTCCGGCCAAGCTCACGCTCCAACTTTCAGCCCGAGTCGGGGATAAAACGACT